The sequence below is a genomic window from Photobacterium atrarenae.
ATCGTAGCGGGAATGCTGCATGTAAGACCTAAGGGCGCGACGAAAGTCGCGCCCGTTTCTTTATTCAGGAGCTGGCTTTTCTGCTCTGCTCGATTTGTCATCCTATTTCCCCGGCCTTCCATTAAGTATGTCCTCCATCAGGGCTACCGTTCTGTTTTGCCAGCCATTCAATACCCACCCTCAGCGCCGCTGTCATCGCAGCGCTTATTCATTTCATTAACCCTGGCTTAACAGGTGATGGGCTTATGTAATCGTTTACTGCCCATATGCCAGGGTGGCTGTGAGAGATCTCTTACATCACTGTGGGAAAAAGGTGTTCTTCATTGCCGAGACTTACCTGGGGCTTGTTTAAAAATCTTTTTAAATCAGTGATTTATTGTTGTTGTTACAGTGTTGATCGCCAGCTTGAACAGGAAGGGAGAGATGGCTGTGTTGTTCCGCCAGGCGAAAGGCGTAATATGTTTCGTGTCGCAGGGAAAGGGGCATATGGATCACAGCAGTTCAGGATGAACTGACCTCAGGAGGAGGCGTTGCCGGCAAGGTGGGCCGGCAGCCAGGATGGCAGGAACGAGCAGGATATCGACAGCAGGTAGGATACCGGCTGATCAGGAAGAACCAAGGACCGTGCCGGGATGGCATTTTCAGGAACCGCTTCGGGATGAAGCCAGGGATTGCACCGGGATGGTGTTTCAGGAACAGCTTCGGGATGAAGTCAGGGATCGCACTGGGATAGTGTTTTAAGGAACTACTTCAGGAAGAAGTGAAGGGACACCGCCAGGTAAGGAAGAGAGAGCTGTCATCGGAGATGGCGGCGGGTCAGGGTTTGACCAAAGGACACTCTGGGATGAGTTCAGGGACGGTCGCAAAGGGATGCGTAGAACAAGGATGCCGGCAGGGAGCATCAAGCGTGGCGGGAGTGCTGCAGAAAGACCTCAGGGCGTGACGTAAGTCACGCCCGTTTTTTTATGGATCAGAAACTGCCTTGCTGAGGTGGGGCGGCAGCGGGTACGTAGCTGGACAATATTTCTCGATTGTCTCATGAGTTTGTAAGAGATCTCTCACAAGGTTGTGGGATAAACGGGAAGTTGGGTGTGGCAAAGTACTATGATATTTAATATAAGCTTTTGATTTAAGATAATTTTCAATCTATTTTGTGGTGGCCGTGAGATGTCGAATACAGATTTTTTCTGTCGGCCTGGTTCTTTTCCGGCTGAAACTGCGTAATCTTAAGGGTGTCGGAAGGAGCTGACGGAACGGAACAGGAATTTTGCCAGGGAATTGGGCAGTCTCAGGATGAGGCCGGTGTACCAGGACGGTATATCGAACATGGACTGTGAAGGGAACCACCGAAGGACTCGGTACAGCAGGCAGGACGTTTGCTGGTCAGGAAGACATCAGGACCGCTTCAGGAAGAAGCCAGGGACACCGCCAGGATGGTCGAGAGAGTCAGGACAGGATGGACTGACGGGTCAGGAGACCAAGGACATCTTCAGGACGAAGAGACAAGGATACTGCTGAAGGATTACAGCATATCAACGGAATGATGCAGGGAGCACTTTCGTAGCGGGAATGCTGCATGTAAGACCTAAGGGCGCGACGCAAGTCGCGCCCGCTCTTTTTTCAGGCCCGGTAAAATTCATCGCGTAGGGTCAACAACTATTCCGGCATCCGGTGTGGGGGGACCTGAAACTGGCTGGGCCGGAAACCTTCCATCACCACATGGCCCTGATAGGCATCCGCCCCGTTTACCGAAAACTCAAATACATACACTGTATGCCAATGCCAGCGTCCCTGCTGATCTTTCAGTTTGTGTGCTCCGCGGGCAATACTGAGTAGTTGCAGGCCCAGGTGCTCGCAGCGCTGTTCAATAAATCGTTGCGCAAACTCGGTTTGACGGCGCTGTTGCCAGTACAGGTAACCAAACAGCGCCAAGAGTAAAATCCCCAGTAAATTATCCATCGGTTTTCATTATCCTCCGTCCTTGGCAGGCTGGCTTCAGGCTTGGCCGCGAGCGTGTTGCTGCAACTGGGCAATGGCTTCAACCAATGCCGGATCCGCCTGGCCGTGCAGGATCTGTAGCATCATGCCGCGCAGGGCCGGTAGCATCACCAAATCGGCAAATAGCTGATTGAATAGCGTCTGATCGCCAGCTTGTGCCAGGCGCAGCAAGAAAGTACGCGCGATGTCAGGATCCGTCAGTCCTTGCCAGCAGCGCCCGGCAATTGCAACCAGGATCTCAGGATGGCACAGGGCCGGGGTCGCCAGCAGTCGGGTGAGTTGGTGCTGTAGTTGTGTCGTTTCGGCGCCCGACAGGGCCCGGATTAGCGCTGCAATCAGGAACAGATCCGGCTCTGGCTG
It includes:
- a CDS encoding DUF3301 domain-containing protein, whose amino-acid sequence is MDNLLGILLLALFGYLYWQQRRQTEFAQRFIEQRCEHLGLQLLSIARGAHKLKDQQGRWHWHTVYVFEFSVNGADAYQGHVVMEGFRPSQFQVPPHRMPE